One Nitrospira sp. DNA window includes the following coding sequences:
- a CDS encoding glycosyltransferase family protein yields the protein MMAKRLLFLAPAPPSDCHGGGALRMLHLLRFLGSRYEVDLIAPALDGVEDGRRLLKDVCTELVFVPPQGPGLLDRIGHISPYVKDRALADVVRERLGSGKYGAVQLEKPAMIPYVPPDAAVPLVLDIWAYGLAGPLRALRNGSGGVSRSRQLVRLIKFGLFDRFCWPAIHSFLVVSDEDRARCERARPGQRVLLVPNGVDCRTILPKPDHDAASPVLLFTGDMGFEPNIDAATFLASDLFPAVRREFPQAELRLVGRNPGRPVRRLEGPGIQVTGAVPDMLQHLHAATIYVAPHFTGSGTRTKLLEAMAAGLPIITTSIGIEGIKVQPGRDLVVADQAADMVESIHTLLASQADRERFGRAARHMAEVWYDWSSCLWPLEQLYHDLLVEKAAAC from the coding sequence ATGATGGCGAAGCGTCTGTTGTTCCTGGCCCCGGCGCCACCCTCCGATTGTCATGGCGGGGGTGCCTTGCGCATGTTGCATCTGCTGCGTTTTCTTGGCAGCCGTTACGAAGTGGACCTAATCGCACCGGCGCTCGACGGGGTGGAGGACGGCCGACGGTTGTTGAAGGATGTCTGCACCGAGCTGGTCTTCGTTCCGCCACAGGGTCCCGGCCTCCTCGATCGCATCGGCCACATCAGCCCCTATGTCAAGGACCGGGCGCTCGCCGATGTCGTGCGAGAGCGGCTGGGGAGCGGGAAGTATGGGGCGGTGCAATTGGAAAAGCCCGCGATGATTCCCTATGTGCCGCCTGACGCGGCTGTGCCGCTGGTGCTGGACATCTGGGCCTATGGTCTGGCCGGTCCGTTGCGCGCGCTCAGAAACGGGAGCGGCGGGGTCAGCCGCTCGAGGCAACTGGTGCGCCTGATCAAGTTCGGGCTCTTCGACCGGTTCTGTTGGCCTGCGATCCATTCGTTCCTGGTGGTCTCGGACGAGGACCGCGCCCGTTGCGAACGTGCCCGCCCCGGGCAACGGGTGCTGCTGGTCCCCAACGGCGTCGATTGCCGGACGATCCTCCCCAAGCCTGATCACGACGCTGCGTCGCCCGTGCTGTTGTTCACGGGTGATATGGGGTTCGAGCCCAATATCGACGCGGCGACCTTTCTCGCCTCCGACCTGTTTCCCGCCGTCCGTCGAGAATTTCCCCAGGCGGAATTACGGCTGGTCGGTCGGAACCCTGGCCGGCCTGTGCGCCGTCTGGAAGGCCCAGGCATCCAGGTGACCGGCGCGGTCCCGGACATGTTGCAGCATCTGCATGCCGCAACCATCTATGTCGCCCCGCATTTCACCGGTTCTGGGACACGAACGAAGCTGTTGGAAGCCATGGCGGCGGGATTGCCGATCATAACAACCTCGATCGGGATCGAAGGTATCAAGGTGCAGCCGGGGAGGGATCTCGTAGTCGCCGACCAGGCTGCCGACATGGTCGAATCGATTCACACATTGCTGGCGAGCCAGGCAGACCGTGAGCGGTTTGGGCGTGCCGCCCGTCACATGGCCGAAGTCTGGTACGACTGGAGCAGCTGTCTTTGGCCGCTGGAGCAGCTCTATCACGACCTGCTGGTCGAGAAGGCGGCGGCATGCTGA